From the genome of Muricauda sp. SCSIO 64092, one region includes:
- the mltG gene encoding endolytic transglycosylase MltG, whose protein sequence is MSNLKKVLWATAILGLVICGVVAYQIYSAIFNPNTAFGNEEAYVFIPSDANFDEVKSLLEPLVKNLGSFEAVAQRKGYISNIKAGKYAITRGMNNNDIINSLRSANIPVKVSFNNQETVEDLAGRIAQQLEADSLALVQVFKDTAFLAENGFDNDNMITPYLPNTYEFFWNTDAREFRDRMFKEYHRFWNGNRKKKAQELGLTLTEVSSLAAIVQKETVKMDERPRVAGVYINRLKKGMLLQADPTVIHAIKKETGNFDTIIKRVLYRDLEMDSPYNTYKYSGVPPGPITMPDISSLDAVLNAEKHSYFYFVADVSNFGYHKFAGSLQQHNRNKVQYVEWLNQQKIRR, encoded by the coding sequence AATCTTAAAAAAGTACTTTGGGCCACCGCCATTTTGGGACTGGTCATCTGTGGTGTGGTCGCGTATCAGATTTATAGTGCCATTTTTAATCCCAACACCGCTTTTGGGAATGAGGAAGCTTATGTTTTTATTCCCTCTGATGCGAATTTCGATGAAGTGAAGTCGTTATTGGAACCATTGGTCAAAAACCTTGGTTCTTTTGAGGCTGTGGCACAGCGTAAGGGGTATATTTCCAACATAAAGGCCGGGAAGTACGCTATTACAAGGGGAATGAACAATAATGACATTATCAATTCCTTGCGAAGTGCCAATATTCCGGTCAAGGTTTCCTTTAATAATCAGGAAACCGTTGAAGACTTGGCGGGGAGAATAGCACAACAGTTGGAAGCAGATAGTTTGGCCTTGGTGCAGGTATTCAAGGATACGGCTTTTCTAGCGGAAAATGGGTTTGACAATGACAACATGATTACCCCCTATTTGCCCAATACCTATGAGTTTTTTTGGAACACCGATGCCAGGGAATTTAGAGATCGCATGTTTAAAGAGTACCATCGTTTTTGGAATGGAAACCGAAAAAAGAAAGCCCAAGAGTTGGGTTTGACCTTAACCGAGGTTTCTTCACTTGCAGCAATCGTTCAGAAGGAAACCGTAAAGATGGATGAACGTCCAAGGGTTGCGGGTGTTTACATTAACCGATTAAAAAAAGGAATGCTATTACAGGCCGATCCAACGGTCATCCATGCCATTAAAAAGGAAACTGGAAATTTTGATACCATCATCAAAAGGGTTCTTTACAGGGATTTGGAAATGGATTCGCCTTACAACACTTATAAATATTCAGGGGTACCTCCGGGACCGATAACCATGCCGGACATATCTTCCTTGGATGCGGTTTTGAATGCGGAAAAACATAGCTATTTTTACTTTGTCGCAGACGTTTCCAACTTTGGTTATCACAAGTTTGCAGGTAGCTTACAGCAGCACAACCGCAATAAAGTACAGTACGTCGAGTGGTTGAACCAACAGAAAATCAGGCGATAA
- a CDS encoding SAM-dependent methyltransferase, protein MEENKGPNLVVGKLYLVPTMLGDNAPLEVLPISIKRTIENVDHYIAENEKSARRFIKRISPAKNQPDLHFELLNKYTDPTEIPTFLDACIQGFDMVLLSEAGAPGIADPGADVVRIAHKKKIQVVPMVGPSSITMAMMASGMNGQNFAFTGYLPIDTALRGKAIKSMEKLSLETGQAQIFIETPYRNEKLFQELIKKLRPSTLLCVACDITLPSEQIATKTANEWKRYPLDLQKRPTVFIIQA, encoded by the coding sequence ATGGAGGAAAATAAGGGACCGAATTTGGTGGTAGGGAAACTCTATTTGGTTCCAACCATGTTGGGTGACAACGCCCCATTGGAGGTACTCCCCATATCCATAAAACGTACTATTGAGAATGTAGATCACTATATAGCGGAAAATGAAAAATCGGCCAGAAGGTTCATTAAACGCATAAGTCCTGCAAAAAATCAACCCGACCTTCACTTTGAACTATTGAATAAATATACGGACCCCACTGAGATTCCCACCTTTCTGGATGCATGCATCCAAGGCTTTGATATGGTGTTACTGTCTGAGGCAGGTGCCCCAGGGATTGCAGATCCAGGTGCCGATGTAGTCCGTATTGCCCATAAGAAAAAAATACAGGTGGTTCCCATGGTTGGCCCATCATCCATTACCATGGCAATGATGGCAAGTGGCATGAACGGTCAAAACTTCGCTTTTACGGGATACTTGCCAATAGATACGGCACTGAGGGGAAAAGCCATCAAATCCATGGAAAAACTATCATTGGAAACGGGGCAGGCACAAATCTTTATTGAGACACCCTACCGCAATGAAAAGCTATTCCAGGAACTCATAAAAAAACTAAGGCCTTCCACCCTACTTTGTGTTGCTTGCGATATTACCTTACCATCCGAACAGATTGCCACAAAGACCGCCAATGAATGGAAAAGATATCCATTGGATTTACAAAAAAGACCCACGGTCTTTATTATCCAGGCATAA
- a CDS encoding lytic transglycosylase domain-containing protein codes for MKRWIYFLGHLAIIAILTSFATFSVEPKRIEVPPALKSGLDECYWVEPETSLDTQADFSTSVFLDRSFLGFKEALAFKESQGNYTTINTLGYLGKYQFGRNTLKLMGVYDTDDFLTNPILQETLFKMNVARNKWILRRDIKRFVGKRINGVTITESGIVAAAHLAGAGNVKKYLRSYGRTDFSDAYGTTIAIYINKFGGYDISQIKAQNNPRV; via the coding sequence ATGAAAAGATGGATTTATTTTTTAGGTCATCTTGCCATAATTGCCATTTTGACCAGTTTTGCCACTTTTAGTGTTGAACCAAAAAGAATCGAGGTTCCACCAGCGTTAAAAAGTGGTTTGGATGAATGCTACTGGGTTGAACCAGAGACTTCCCTGGACACCCAAGCGGATTTTTCGACCTCAGTTTTCCTGGACAGGTCCTTTCTTGGTTTCAAGGAAGCACTGGCGTTCAAGGAGTCACAAGGAAACTACACTACGATAAACACTTTGGGGTATTTGGGAAAATACCAGTTTGGAAGGAATACCTTAAAACTAATGGGTGTCTACGATACCGATGATTTCCTTACTAACCCCATTCTTCAGGAAACATTGTTTAAAATGAATGTTGCCCGGAATAAGTGGATTTTAAGAAGGGATATCAAACGTTTTGTAGGGAAAAGGATAAATGGTGTAACCATTACCGAATCCGGTATTGTTGCGGCAGCGCACTTAGCTGGGGCCGGCAATGTTAAGAAATACCTGCGTTCCTATGGACGGACGGATTTCTCCGATGCGTATGGCACCACCATAGCCATCTATATCAACAAATTTGGCGGATACGATATTTCCCAAATAAAAGCACAGAACAATCCCAGGGTCTAA